The genomic stretch CGGAGGCAAAATGATATCACTGATGAGAATGTCCCCGGACTCGCAGAACTTGCCGGAGATAGTAACCTTTTCTGTATCTTCCTCTCGCATTTTATTGGCAATCACCGCCTCCTGTTTAGATCCATAAAGAGCGGGGCGGATATTATCCGCCATACCACCATCTACCGAGACATAACGCCGGATACC from Dehalococcoidales bacterium encodes the following:
- a CDS encoding diaminopimelate decarboxylase — encoded protein: GIRRYVSVDGGMADNIRPALYGSKQEAVIANKMREEDTEKVTISGKFCESGDILISDIILPPVSAGDIIAVPDCGAYCLPEAMNYNGSFKPAVVLAGGGKARLIRRRETLEDLIRTDLV